GGACGACCTGCTCCTGGCCCCGGGCATGAGCGCGGTGCACCCGGCCGCCAGGTTCCGCGCCCGCAGGCACCGTGCGGTTCGGGTCGATCTGGATACCCTCGTACGAGGCCCAGTTGCCCCGAGAATGGTGGTGCGCCAAGTGCCCATAGAAGGACATCAGGTAGCCATCGACGTCGTCCAGGTCCAGCAGGCCTCGACAGTAATGCCAGGCGGGCCAATCGTCGAGGCTCTCCCCGAACCGCGTGGTCCCCAGGAGTTCGCCACCATGGCTGCGACGGTACTCCACCACAGTGCGGACGGCCCTTTTCTCCAGAATGCCTCCCGAGACCATCTCCAGCAGATAGCGGTAGTTGCAGTAGGATGCGTGGTTGCTCTCGGTGAGGCGATCGAAGGCCCGCACCACGTCGGCGCCCGGCGGGACAAAGCCCGGCGTCTGCTTCATGGCGGCTGCGACGGCCCGACGGATGTCCCTCTCGTAGCAGGTGGCCTCCGCGAGCAGCGCATCCGCCTCGGGATTTCCGCTGGGCTCGAGGTCGCCCATCGCGCACCCCATCTCGCGGATGCCCCGGCAGACCCAGACATCCCCCGCGTAGTAGACCTTGCTCCACTCACCCTCCACGTTGTGGTAGTCCGCCTCGGGCAGGCCGGGGATCATCCCGCAGCGCAAGGGGTCGTTTGCGTTGCGGCGCATGGATTCCTCACGCAGGCCACGAAGCCGGCTGATGATCCGCCGGAGAATGGGCAGATGGGCCTCAAACCATACGCGGTCATGCGACAGTCGAGCGTATCTGGCAGCCAGCGCGAGAACCTGACCGTACTCCGCCACGGCCGGTCCGTAGTAGTCGAAGCTGCCATCATCATTCACCCGGCGGCTCAGGTAGTGCGCGAGCACGTCGCGGGCACGCTCGAGCCGGCCCCACTCCAGGTTCACCCAGGCCAGAAAGATAGTTGCAGGCGGGAAGCTGTCGTGCATCGGCTGGTCGTACTGCCCCACTCCGTAACGCGGCAGGATGCCCCGGAAAGTCAGGTCGGCCAGACGAAGGGACGCATGCACACCTTCCTCCACCGCGGCTTCCGGAACGCGGAACTGCGCCCCACGGCAGAGGTAATCCTGGTGTCGCCGCCACGCTGTCAGGAGAGCAGCGTAGAAGTCCGCCCCGATCTCCTGGCACCCGTCGCACGATCGGTGACAGACCTGACACTCGCCAACATCGAGGCTCTCAATCACCCGGCGGTAGACCGCGAGCTTCCCCGACGCATCATCGGCAAGCCCAAAGGCGATCATCTCCACGCGCCGGCCGGTCTGATCGTCGGCAAAGGCGTAGCACACTGCATTCATACTCCCGCCGAGGAGCCCGTGCCTGTAGTGGAAAGACGGATTGGCGGGATCGAATGGAAACGCCGCTTCAAAGTGGCCCTCGATGGCCCCGTCCGGGCGAACGATGGGTCTCTCGAAGGCTCGGTCGTCACCGAGGAACGTGTCATCCAGAACCGGCGGAAGCAGGTCCGCAACCGCCGCAAAGCTCACCTCCCCCTGGGCCTGGACCTGCAGGGCAAGCTCGTCTGCTTTACTGTCCAGGAGACGCTGATAGTATTCCGGCTCAAAGTGCGAGATCGCCGCTCCCTCGGCGTCGGCGAATGGCCGGCTGATCAGGGCTTCCGGCGCGATGCCATGCTCTCTCACGATGCAGATGGCATCCGGGGTTTCCAGGGCTGCCATGCCGGTGTCCCCGCACTGCCACAGCGCGCGCAATACCCAGCCCGAGACGCACTCGCCCACACTGGCATCTTGCTCTCTATTCGCGACTCGCAGTCGGGCTGAGGTTCCTCCGGTGAATCCGACAAGTTGCGGCGGTTTTGAAGCCATCGTTGTCCTCCATCGCTGCCTTGCGGACGGTTAGGACGGTACCCATCTCCGTGGGTGCATCAGGAAGGTGCATTCGGGCCGGGTCCGGAAAACCCTCCCCGAGATCTGAACGCGGAGTAACGGAGGCGTGACAATGCTCACCGTGGGAACCTATTCGGTGCGGGGAAGCAAGGGCATCTATGCTCTGGATTTCGACGCGGAGACGGGGGCCCTCTCGAACCAGAGGCACATCGCGGACTTACGCAACCCATCCTTTCTCGCCCTTCACCCGCGGGAGCCCTGGCTCTATGCGGTAAGCGAGGCCGAGGGGCAGGGCGCAGTGGCTGCGATTGCGCTGCCCGTGGAGCCGGGCCCAGGCACTTTGCTCAACCACGAGAGCACCCGCGGCGTCGGCCCCTGCCACGTGGCGGTGGACCCCACCGGACATTGGGTGGCCAGTGCGAACTACGTCAGCGGCAGCGTGTGTCTGCATGCGATCCAGGCCGACGGGACACTCGCTCCCGCCGCCGATGTTGCGCAGCACACCGGTTCGGGTCCGAACCCGGGCAGGCAGGAGGGGCCCCATGCACACTCCGTCACCTTCGACCCGTCCGGCACGTTCATCATCGCCGCCGACCTCGGAATAGACCGGATGCTTGTCTACCTCCTGGATCGTGAGCTCGGCAAGCTCGTGCCGCACCACCCGGCCGGGCTGGGTGTGAAGCCGGGAGCGGGCCCCCGGCACTTCGCCTTCCACCCGACGGGCGAATACGCATACATCATCAATGAACTGGACAACACTGTGGTCGCCTGCGCGTGGGATGCGATGGCGGGGGAACTGAGCGCTCTGCAGACGCTCTCCACACTGCCCCCGGACTTCACGGAAACCAGCTACTGCGCAGACATTCACGTTCATCCGAACGGGCGGTTCCTCTACGGGACCAACCGCGGCCACGACAGCCTCGCGGTGTTCGCGATTGACACGCGAACCGGGCTGCTCGAAGCCACGGGGCATGTGAGTACTGGGGGCCGAAATCCGAGGAACTTCACGATCACCGCGGACGGAAAGTGGCTGCTCGCGGCTAACCAGGATACGGACAACATCGTGGTCTTCCGGGTAAGCGAAGATGGCGCGGCGCTGGAGCCGGTTGGGGAGCATCTCGGAATCCCCGCGCCGGTGTGCCTGGTGTTTGGCAAATGACCCGCCGCAAAGCAGAGAACGCCGCGATCATTGCACTGCGCGGCGTTCCCACTTGCTACTATTCAGGTACGGTCAACCCTCCGCGACTTCCATCGCCACTTCGCCCCACTTCTTCAGGCGCATGGGGTCGTAACGCACGGTGCTGATGTCCTTCAGAATAATCTCCAGCGGGCAGCCGTAACGCTTGCAGACCTCTCGCGTTGCCACTAGGTCTTCCCGCACGGCTTCGGCGTCGAAGGTATCCGTAGCAAGCAGCGCGGGACTCGGCTTGCGCGAATAGACGTACTCGCCCGCAATCTCGCTGGCCCCGCGTTCCTGATCCACCCAGGCGCTCATGGAGACTTTGCGAACATGGGGGATCATGCGCACTTCGGCCATCTTACGGTCCAGCGGGTCGCAGCAACCGTAATAGACCAGTCCGAACCGCTCGCAGATGCGGCTCGTGTAATCCACCTCGAACTCCCGGAACATCGCGGGAGAGACGGTTGAGAACATCTGGGCCAGTCCGAACATCCACAGGTCTTTGGTGCGCGGCTTATCCGGGTTGTAGCCGGGGGCGGGCAACTCATCCACCCACGCCCCCGTGCAGTGGATCAGGCTCTGCGGCCCGCACAGGAGGCCCTGCTCCTCGAGCTGGTCCAGCATGGTCAGGTAGCCTTCGGTCACCCGTCCCGCAAGCTTGTGCATGAGTTCCGGCTGATCGACCAGCGCCCAGAGCGCCCCTTCGACGCTCATCCAGGTACTGATCGGGTCCCAGAGCGACAGGTACGGGTCGACGCCCTCGGCTCGCAATTCCATGATGCCGTCAAAGATCTCGTGGGCCACGCTCATCCGCCGCTCGGTCTCGGCGGCGTCATGGCTCACTCGGGGCGTTTTGATCTGCTCAAGGTCCTCTTCCGTCTTGAACTGGTTCACGAACCGGTGTCCAACCACCGAGTTCGTGGGGTCGGTGATTGCCCGCTCTTCCTCGACTCCCACGCCGAACCCCGTGTTGTGCACCGCCTTTGGCACGCGGATGAACGGTTCCACGACCATGTCCACGGGAAAGTACTTCCACTGGAAGAGCGTGCGCCGCAGGAAGTTTTCGTAGCCGCGGCACTCGGGGTCCTCGCACCGCAGGGTGAGCTCGTCGTCGATGTTCATTTCATTCCAACAGACTTGGTCGATCATCACCATGGGCCGCTGAGGCCGCAGGGCATTGAGAGCGCGCCAGAGTTTGCGTTTTTCCTCTTGCACAGGAAGCGCAGCGATCTCGGCAGTCCGGCATGCAAGGTCGCGCAAGATGGTCAGGTCATGTGGACTGGGCATTGGCGATCTCCCACAAGAAGGTTCGTGACGGGTCACTCACGGCGAAAAGGGAAGGCACTAGAGAAGTCCGCATTATCCACGGCTATTCTCTGTACGCACGTCCTCGACCTTCAATCTTTGGCGTGTCCTGCACGCCCATTCTGCCGTACCCAGTTCTGCGAAGAGCCTCGGCAGCGTCATCCCGCCACCATGATCGTGATCACCCCGGGTGAATGCGACATGGGCCCGCGGCATTTACCGTTTCCTATTCTGCTCGCGCTTCACAGTATTCACGCGCCGGCGCGCCCATCTCAAGGTCGTAACGAATGCGTCTTCTGGCCCTGTTCGCCAGACTGAAGGAACTTACCGTCGCACCGGTGAATGTGCATTATTCTTCACCACTCGAATGCCGGCTTCGCTGGCCGGGAGAAGCTCTCCAATGGCGATATCAGTGATCGCGCTCCTGTTGATTCTTCTGTGCATGTCGGTTCATGCCGAGGAGGCGTACCCGCTCTGGGCAGGCGGCCCGTTCCCTCCGAAAGCTGAAATCCCGACGCTGGACGGTGTGGAGTTCTCGGTCATCAAGCCGTGGGAATTCGAGACCGACGGATACCGCTTTCTGCATGGAGTTGCCCTTGTCTGGCACAAGGGGCGTCTCTACGCGTCATTCGGGCACAATCGGGTCGGCGAGAACACCGCCACCGAGGAGGCGCGGGGGCGAATCAGCGACGACAGTGGGAAGACCTGGGGCGAGGTCTTCACCATCGACCCCGGGGAGGGTGACCTCGCGGTGAGTCATGGCGTGTTCCTCTCGACAGGCGGCGAGCTCTGGGCCTTCCACGGCGCGTATTACAACACCATGGAACGCGTGCATACCCGCGCTTATCTACTGGACGAGCCCACCGGGACCTGGCAGCCGAGAGGAACCGTGGTCGAGGGCGGCTTCTGGCCCATGCAGGAGCCGCAGAAGATGCCTGACGGGAACTGGATAATGTCCGGCATCTCTGTGGGCGGCAGAAACCCCGCAGCAGTAGCAATCAGCCACGGTCACGACTTCACCCGCTGGGACCTGGTGGCCATCCAGGCGGCGCCGGGCACCGGGAGCATGTGGGGCGAGTCGTCAGTCATCCTGGAGGGTAAGCGCGTGGTCAACATCGCCCGTTACGGCGCTCAGGCCGTGCCCCTGGTGGCCGTGAGCGAAGACTGCGGGCGCAGCTGGACCCAGTCGCGCCCCGGGAACATGCCCATGACCCCATCGAAGCCCTATTCTGGGACCTTGACCACAGGCCAGCGTTACCTGATTTGCACAATGGCTGCGGATACAGGCAGCCGGCGCGCACCCCTGACCATCGCAGTCAGCCGCCCCGGGGAGCAGCCCTTTGCGCGGGTCTTCACCATCCGGGACGCAGTACACCCCGGTGGCCCTGGCGAATCTCATCCCGGTGCAGGTCTCGCTTATCCGTACGCGGTCGAGTACGAAGGGAAGCTCTATGTGGGATACTCTAACAGCGGCGGACGTGGCGGGAAGGACCGCGCTAACTGGAACAATAACAGCGCCGAACTCGCGGTGATCCCGCTATCAGTGCTGGACGCTCGGTGATCTAGCAGGAAGCCTGCGCCTACCACCTGGCCGGATATGTCCGCAGCCAGTCCACCACAGTGCGAATCGTGTCCGGACTGGTCGCAGGCGGCATGACCCCGGAAGAACTCACCACCAGGCCGCGATGGTGCGGCAAGGCGTCCAAGTCGCGCTCCAGCGTGGCGATGATTTCCCTGGCCGGGCGCAGCCACAGGGCGGCGTTTGTGCCCCCGATGAGGCACTTGTTCGGGCACGCGGAGCGACCATCCAGGAGTGTGGTATTGCCCACCGGCGGGGATGTGAAGGCCTCGAAGGCTGCCACCGGCAGGGTGTCCAGGTCCGGAAGCAGCGCCTTCAGATACCCGCACATGTGCAGCACCATGCGCTTGCCATTGGCGACAGCACAGGTCGCATACTCGCGCAGCCGGGGCAAGACATCCGCGCGGAACTGGTCGGGCGAGTGTAGCGTGGTAGACGTGTTCTCCACCATGTAGATGATATCCGCCGGGGTCGTCTCGCAGATAATCTCCGCCGCTCGCAGAAGGTTTCGGTGCATCGCGTCGAATAAGGCTTCTACCTCGCGCGGGTAGTCAGCCCACAGGTAGTGCCCATGGTCGATCCCCGCCAGGTGTTGCAGGAAATCCATCACCGGTGATGTGCCTATGCTGGTTGCCACGGCTGTGTCTGCATTGCGCGCTTGCCGGCGTGCCTGCTCCAGCGCCGTTTCATCCAGTTCGATGCGCTCATCAAGATGCCACTCGGTGAGCATCTCCACGTCCTGCCGCGTGTGCAGTGGGAACTCCACCGGGTGCCAGGACTGGCTCAGGTCGTCGAACCGCTCCACCATGGTCAGCGTCCCCGATGGGCCGACGAACCGGGTGGTGCGCTCCCCGGGTTGCTCGTCCACCTCGCGGCTGGTCGTCGTGCGCACCCGCCGAATACACGGGCCCACGCCGCCGTGAGGTTCACTTCCCGCGAGTGAATGCAGTTGAGCCAGGGACTTGCCGGAGTGTTCCGCACGCTGCGACCGGGCGTAGGAGGCCTCGAGTTTCGCCCAGAAAGGCAGGCGGTCCAGGGGCTGGAAGTCCAACGCGCCGAGCCAGCGCTCGCGGCTGCTCATCGTGTCTGCCATCGGTCACCTCTGGTGGGTACTGAGTTCATTTCACCCGCAATAGCATGGCATCCAGCGGCTCGAGAACCAGGGTATCACCCTCAAGCACTCTATCGTTCCGCAGATCATGAATCTCTTTCACTGCCCGGCTGCCCACCGAGAGCCGCACCGCTTTGGGCTTGCCCCACAGGTTCACAATCGAGACCAACACCCCTTCGTTGTCCCGCGCCGACCGGTATTCCACGGCCCACGGCGCCTGGCCGTCGCAGCCCGTGACTGTGACCGGACGGCTGATGCACTCGGACTCCATCTCGGCCAGGAACATCGCCCAAAGGTCTCGCGCGCTTGCCTCACCGGGGAAGCGCTGCAGTGCGCTCTCGGGCAAGCTCAACGAGCGCGGGCGGCCGTACTCTCCCCGTCCACAGACGGGCGCATCGCCAATCACCCACAGCTTACCGCCGGAAGCGCAATAATCCGCCACGGCTTGCGCGACGGAATCCGGCGCGTATTTCACGGACGGCGCAATCACCGCCCGGAAGCTCTTGAGTCTTCCCTGAACGGCTTGTCCTTCGGACACGAACCGCACCGGAACACCGCACGCGTTGAGGGCCTCATACGCCCGCAGCATTGCGCCGTGGGACTCATCAGACCACAGCAGGGAGGTCATGCTGTACAGGATTGCGATGGGCGCCTTTGCCCGCTGCAGCCTGACCACTTCGGGCGCAAGCCGCTGCAGGTCCAGTCCCACCTTGCCCACCGCCATCACGTTCTCCGGGCGATGCAGGATGCTCCCCTCGAAGTCGCTGGTCCGGTCGTATGTACGCTCCCAGACCCAGATCATGCTGGCGCCGCGTCCGTGGATCGCCCCCTGCCAGAGCGCGAAATCTGTATGCACAGGGGGGATGAGCCGCTGCTCGCGATCCAGGATGATGTGGTCCTCTGTATTGATCACCGGAACCTGCCGCATCGACCGCTGTAAGTCGTAATACACGTTCTGGCCGAGCCAGTGGCCGGCGTATTGGTCGCCGAAACCGGCGAACATACAGGAGCAGTCGTTCCCATTCAGGTCGCCCATCCAGGCGAACTGCTCGGGGTCGCACCCCCATGTGAGATGCTGGCGGTCCACTGGCACACACATGACCTTGGCATGTGCCCAGGTTCCGGGGCGGGTCGCGTGGACAACGTCGGCCATGAACCGGTGGTATTCAGAGAACTGGCGCATGTTGAAGCGTGCCATCTCGTAACGCAGAGGCGTCATCTCTTCCTCGCGAGGCAGGCTCCCCGTCTCGAGAACTGGCACTGCATCGAAGCTCTCGCAGTGGCTTCCCCACGCTTCGTTCAGGGCGCCGATGGACCCGAACTTCACGCGCAGATACTCCGTGAACGCATACCGACGGAAGGGGTCTTGTTGCCAGTTGGTGAAGGTGGGTTCGTTACTCAGGCAGACACTGTGCAGCGCCGGACTGTCCTTGATGGCGTTGAGCGAAGTGTGCAGGTGAGTCCGGAAAATCTCCCGTGCCTGCGGAGCATCCACTGCCAGCCCAAAGAACCCGCCGTCACCTTTCTGCAGCTCCGGCCATTTCTGCAGTGCCCAACCCGGGAAGTAGTGTGGCGAGGCCAGCCAGCAGATCATCACATTGTTCTGTGCAGCAGTGTTCAGGGCCCGGCCGATGAAGTTGCGGACCGGTTCATCCGTCACCACATTCTCCGCCGGCTGCGTGGAGTTTGGTCCGCACTCGATCTGGATGATGTTTGCGCCCAGGTGCGTGAACTTAGGCAGGTCCCTGACAGCTGAGCTAAAGTGTCCGTACCCCGTGAAGAACACGGGCCTTCGCTCACGTTTCCCCGTGCTCGGTATCACGGTATCGGCCCAGAATGCGCCGTCTTTCGCCTCCACCGGACTTGTCACGAACCGCGGAACCAGCAGGGGCCTCGCTGTGCCGCTGAGGTACGCCTTCAATGCCCGTTCCGCTTCTGTCAGCGCCTGATCCAACACTGCCAGCACATGCTCTGCCCGCGCCGGGCGACCGTGTGTGATGTCATCCAGCGCGTAGTCCACGAAGTCCTGCGCGGTGGCGATGGCCACCCGCTCGTAGTCCGTGGCAATGCCCTTTGTCTCCGCCTGCGCAGCGAGTTCCGCCACCTGGGCTGTTCGGTCACGCAGCCGCGCTGCGTCCTTCACGAGGCGGGCTTTCAGATCGCTCACTGTCACGGGCGCAGTACCCTGGGCGATCACACCCGCTGCGTCGGAGACTCTCGCCCGCAACATAACTGTGGATACGGGCAGCGCTCCCGCTGGCAGACGCGAGTGCAACTGCACCATGCCCGACGTTTCCGCGGCAAGCTCGGCGGAGGTCAGGGTGGTCTCCCTGCCCCGCTTGTCGACGGCCGCGATCTCCACCGTTGCGTTCTTTTCAAACGCAGCGCCCGGCACCACGACGACCTTTAGGTCCAGGGGCTCATCTACATAAGCCACAGTGCCGGCCGGCAGAACCGCAACACTCCGCGCGCCGCTGCTCATGGCCGTCACGTAGGACGCCGGGTCCTTGATCTTCCCGATGCCCTGGGTGAGCTCAATGTACCCGCGGCGACCGCTGCCGTCGTTATCGTTCACGAGCACATTCAGACCCAGCACCGGGCCGCCGGCACCCACGGTCACCCCGATGGCTCTCCAGAGGAACGCGACTTCATAGACCGTGACCGCGCCTTCGCGCCGCACCGCGAGTCTGATGGCCTTGCTCTGATCTCCGAGACCCTGCGCCGCCTGCCAGCACTGCACGCGCGCCACGCCGTCGTTGCCCAGCACCAGACTGTACTCGCTGTCGTGTGGGCCGTAACCGCTGGGGGTCTTCTCATGGCGCGGGTCGAAGGCTACCTGGAGCCCGTCATTGGTCCAAGCAACCGCTTCCGGAGGCGCCCAGTGGAGATCGTCGC
This region of Armatimonadota bacterium genomic DNA includes:
- a CDS encoding exo-alpha-sialidase; translation: MPASLAGRSSPMAISVIALLLILLCMSVHAEEAYPLWAGGPFPPKAEIPTLDGVEFSVIKPWEFETDGYRFLHGVALVWHKGRLYASFGHNRVGENTATEEARGRISDDSGKTWGEVFTIDPGEGDLAVSHGVFLSTGGELWAFHGAYYNTMERVHTRAYLLDEPTGTWQPRGTVVEGGFWPMQEPQKMPDGNWIMSGISVGGRNPAAVAISHGHDFTRWDLVAIQAAPGTGSMWGESSVILEGKRVVNIARYGAQAVPLVAVSEDCGRSWTQSRPGNMPMTPSKPYSGTLTTGQRYLICTMAADTGSRRAPLTIAVSRPGEQPFARVFTIRDAVHPGGPGESHPGAGLAYPYAVEYEGKLYVGYSNSGGRGGKDRANWNNNSAELAVIPLSVLDAR
- a CDS encoding beta-galactosidase, with amino-acid sequence MNLRAMLFVVFAGLTQAMLPADDLGPDLVTNGSFERGDGKLDVWHWGSSDGEKQTLAIDDAVAHSGRRSVRLHSELPLKPHVYGGISQVISGLAPGSQYVLRLWVKGRGVGTCWFGGGPEWASRRTLPSGDFDWTQVELRWTAPETASQYELRVNVDSETEALWVDDVSFQEVDPLGLKPRVRPLTPGAAARAGYLLLPRMEQPLEIDGNLADWPADAPETRMPADAGVVMINRRGDDDLSASLRAVTDAKHLYLSVAVRDDLHWAPPEAVAWTNDGLQVAFDPRHEKTPSGYGPHDSEYSLVLGNDGVARVQCWQAAQGLGDQSKAIRLAVRREGAVTVYEVAFLWRAIGVTVGAGGPVLGLNVLVNDNDGSGRRGYIELTQGIGKIKDPASYVTAMSSGARSVAVLPAGTVAYVDEPLDLKVVVVPGAAFEKNATVEIAAVDKRGRETTLTSAELAAETSGMVQLHSRLPAGALPVSTVMLRARVSDAAGVIAQGTAPVTVSDLKARLVKDAARLRDRTAQVAELAAQAETKGIATDYERVAIATAQDFVDYALDDITHGRPARAEHVLAVLDQALTEAERALKAYLSGTARPLLVPRFVTSPVEAKDGAFWADTVIPSTGKRERRPVFFTGYGHFSSAVRDLPKFTHLGANIIQIECGPNSTQPAENVVTDEPVRNFIGRALNTAAQNNVMICWLASPHYFPGWALQKWPELQKGDGGFFGLAVDAPQAREIFRTHLHTSLNAIKDSPALHSVCLSNEPTFTNWQQDPFRRYAFTEYLRVKFGSIGALNEAWGSHCESFDAVPVLETGSLPREEEMTPLRYEMARFNMRQFSEYHRFMADVVHATRPGTWAHAKVMCVPVDRQHLTWGCDPEQFAWMGDLNGNDCSCMFAGFGDQYAGHWLGQNVYYDLQRSMRQVPVINTEDHIILDREQRLIPPVHTDFALWQGAIHGRGASMIWVWERTYDRTSDFEGSILHRPENVMAVGKVGLDLQRLAPEVVRLQRAKAPIAILYSMTSLLWSDESHGAMLRAYEALNACGVPVRFVSEGQAVQGRLKSFRAVIAPSVKYAPDSVAQAVADYCASGGKLWVIGDAPVCGRGEYGRPRSLSLPESALQRFPGEASARDLWAMFLAEMESECISRPVTVTGCDGQAPWAVEYRSARDNEGVLVSIVNLWGKPKAVRLSVGSRAVKEIHDLRNDRVLEGDTLVLEPLDAMLLRVK
- a CDS encoding lactonase family protein, translating into MLTVGTYSVRGSKGIYALDFDAETGALSNQRHIADLRNPSFLALHPREPWLYAVSEAEGQGAVAAIALPVEPGPGTLLNHESTRGVGPCHVAVDPTGHWVASANYVSGSVCLHAIQADGTLAPAADVAQHTGSGPNPGRQEGPHAHSVTFDPSGTFIIAADLGIDRMLVYLLDRELGKLVPHHPAGLGVKPGAGPRHFAFHPTGEYAYIINELDNTVVACAWDAMAGELSALQTLSTLPPDFTETSYCADIHVHPNGRFLYGTNRGHDSLAVFAIDTRTGLLEATGHVSTGGRNPRNFTITADGKWLLAANQDTDNIVVFRVSEDGAALEPVGEHLGIPAPVCLVFGK